The Methanohalophilus levihalophilus genome has a segment encoding these proteins:
- a CDS encoding putative Ig domain-containing protein — translation MLKFRVLALVTLLLITMNIAGATVQYNPSLNIISIGNTTEINNMTSLYSSLVDSYGEQYVQENIVKQVSPKVWWVNGKISVPNSGNFWINNTDAQEIRICNGYRDWSFEGYITLNNVTIYSWNRDADELNNFGDGSISVFYNEAHDVEFHGFKSIYFGYYYGEQIKDLSFSNLALAHTTYGLSFQNAENISVNNVIIRDGSPTFGNGITNSMVNNSTLSNIFVYNVSDHTNPASGAYGIQLSGSNNIIHDAYIDGTAWSGTNFGGIDWMGSTNLTVYNVTVNNSGHNGFEVEMSQSSFKNITVANSDKHNFFQVGRIETGKMVGSNTYENLDSHNPSSYGILFGEGSFDSMLKNSLFEGNGVYIFDSKNITSINVTQVGQKNVGGIGYYSTIVSSTFDYCENNAIVDSSFCNNSDKDFWIHYGQNTIMINGNYSTLRLTNDAFTNYYYFDLLLENTNFLAENAYLNIEPDTSSISAVNGLGINSSLFSIDGSQQTALPNNDRSNSPAIAEYYENSDGTFERFSHTATITTTDNRVVTLSGITPDPSWYREDPNIPTYTITAIIPDESNGPHITGFAPSETNPFTPEESKIFRVWTDETLTDMKWYVDGSLVSQGSMDYTWTIVEGTHSIEFLGSNSNGSVYKIWTVGGESAPESSNDAPTLTTIGSKSTTATEPLTFTLTATDPEDDPLTFSATNLPEGATLDPSTGEFSWAPSIGQEGTYYVTFRVNDGSLMDSETVAITVNELNVAPVIDSFNPEDSQFFEETNTITINVSAHDDNEDELSYTISIDNVVRSTSSEYNWKTDYKSAGIHTINVTVSDGVNTVSESHQINIIDVHPRWDVDKDGTVDDEDIAAISEKFGTKTNKPHPRWDINQDGVINIQDLTLAGSNYGETVEG, via the coding sequence ATGTTAAAATTCAGAGTGCTTGCCTTAGTAACGCTTTTGTTGATCACAATGAACATTGCAGGCGCAACAGTACAATATAATCCATCTTTAAATATAATTTCTATAGGCAATACGACTGAAATCAACAATATGACCAGTTTGTATTCTTCTCTTGTGGATAGTTATGGGGAACAGTACGTTCAAGAAAATATTGTGAAACAAGTTTCACCAAAAGTATGGTGGGTAAACGGAAAAATATCTGTTCCTAATTCTGGCAATTTCTGGATTAACAATACGGATGCCCAAGAAATAAGAATATGTAACGGATATAGGGATTGGTCGTTTGAAGGTTATATTACATTAAATAACGTGACCATATATTCGTGGAATCGAGACGCCGATGAGCTGAATAATTTTGGTGATGGTTCGATTTCTGTATTCTACAATGAAGCTCATGATGTTGAATTTCATGGTTTTAAATCAATTTACTTTGGCTACTATTATGGAGAACAAATTAAGGACTTAAGCTTTTCTAATTTGGCCTTAGCTCACACAACTTATGGTCTTTCATTTCAAAATGCTGAAAACATATCAGTGAATAATGTAATTATTAGAGATGGTTCTCCTACTTTTGGAAATGGAATAACCAATTCAATGGTCAACAATTCGACACTATCAAATATTTTTGTCTATAATGTTAGTGATCACACAAATCCTGCCTCTGGAGCATACGGAATCCAATTAAGTGGTTCCAATAATATCATTCATGATGCATATATAGACGGGACTGCTTGGAGTGGGACTAATTTTGGTGGAATTGACTGGATGGGAAGCACCAATTTAACTGTTTACAATGTGACAGTTAATAATTCAGGTCATAATGGTTTCGAAGTGGAAATGAGCCAATCGTCTTTTAAGAATATAACTGTTGCAAACAGTGATAAGCATAATTTTTTCCAAGTTGGAAGAATTGAAACAGGTAAAATGGTTGGCTCCAATACCTATGAAAATCTGGATAGCCACAATCCATCTTCTTATGGAATTCTTTTTGGGGAAGGTTCTTTTGATTCGATGCTGAAAAATTCATTATTTGAAGGAAACGGTGTATACATATTTGATTCCAAAAATATCACATCTATAAATGTAACACAAGTAGGTCAAAAAAATGTAGGTGGGATAGGCTACTATTCTACCATTGTTTCTTCGACATTTGATTATTGTGAAAACAACGCTATTGTAGATTCTTCCTTCTGTAACAATTCAGATAAAGATTTTTGGATACATTATGGTCAGAATACAATAATGATAAATGGAAATTATTCGACGCTCCGTTTGACAAATGATGCCTTCACAAATTATTATTATTTTGATCTTTTATTAGAAAATACCAATTTCTTAGCAGAAAATGCATATTTAAACATTGAACCGGATACTTCTTCGATAAGCGCTGTCAATGGCCTTGGAATTAATAGTAGCTTGTTTTCTATCGATGGATCTCAGCAGACTGCGCTACCAAATAATGATCGCTCCAACTCTCCAGCTATTGCCGAGTACTATGAGAATTCGGATGGCACATTTGAGCGCTTTTCTCATACTGCCACAATCACAACCACAGATAACCGCGTTGTAACTCTCTCTGGAATAACCCCCGACCCATCATGGTACCGTGAAGATCCAAACATTCCAACATACACAATCACAGCAATAATTCCAGATGAATCCAATGGACCACATATAACCGGATTCGCACCAAGTGAAACCAATCCTTTTACTCCAGAAGAAAGCAAAATCTTCAGGGTATGGACCGATGAAACACTTACAGACATGAAATGGTATGTTGACGGTTCCCTTGTTTCACAGGGTTCAATGGATTACACCTGGACAATCGTGGAGGGTACCCATAGTATCGAATTCCTGGGTTCAAATTCAAATGGAAGCGTCTACAAGATCTGGACTGTTGGTGGTGAATCTGCCCCGGAGTCTTCAAATGATGCCCCAACCTTAACAACAATAGGTTCCAAATCCACCACCGCCACAGAACCCCTCACTTTCACCCTCACAGCCACAGATCCAGAGGATGATCCACTTACCTTCTCCGCCACAAACCTCCCAGAAGGTGCAACTCTTGATCCATCCACAGGTGAATTCTCATGGGCTCCATCAATAGGTCAGGAAGGTACATACTACGTGACTTTCAGGGTAAATGACGGTTCCCTCATGGACAGTGAAACTGTGGCCATAACTGTAAACGAACTCAACGTAGCACCTGTAATCGACTCTTTCAATCCGGAAGATTCACAGTTCTTTGAAGAGACAAATACTATTACAATAAATGTTTCCGCACATGATGACAACGAAGATGAGTTAAGCTATACTATCTCCATAGATAACGTTGTCCGCAGCACTTCTTCCGAATACAACTGGAAGACGGATTACAAGTCTGCCGGCATTCATACCATTAACGTTACTGTATCAGATGGTGTAAACACTGTTTCCGAAAGCCACCAGATAAACATAATCGACGTACATCCACGCTGGGACGTTGACAAAGACGGAACCGTGGACGATGAGGACATTGCCGCAATCTCCGAGAAATTCGGTACAAAAACAAATAAACCACACCCACGCTGGGACATCAACCAGGATGGCGTCATAAACATTCAGGATTTAACCCTCGCAGGCTCCAATTATGGTGAAACAGTTGAAGGGTAA